The DNA window CTAGCATTAACACCGCCAACCCCCGCAGGGCGTGGCGATTTTGCCCGTCGTGCGCCACGGGGCGAGAGAACCACACCAGAACCGCCTGATGGTGGTGGTTATGGGCGCGGATTAATGCAGATTGATTATGATTGGCATGAATTTGCCCGTACAGGTAACTGGCAATCACCGCGTGAAAATATCCTCTATGCTTGCAAAGTATTAGACGATGCAAGACGCTTTTTTCAACAAAGACTTAATTTACGCGAAGCTGATTTATTACGTGCAACGATTGCTGCTTACAATGCTGGTGCAACAGCAACATTAAATGCTATCACCGCAGGTTTAGATATGGATGCAAACACAACAGGGAAAGACTATTCCCGTGATGTGTTAAGCCGTGCGGGTTGGTTTCAGTTGCAAGGCTGGAAGTAAATAAGCGTTATACACTGATTCAGTCAGTAATTTTAAAATATAAAGGCGCAGTTTACTGCGTCTTTATGTTTTCTATGGTTTTTTAAAGGTAAAAGTATTGTGTATTAACTTTGCATAAAACAACATTACTTTAGGATAAGCTAACAATGTGAATTCTTAAAGTAATGAGTCATTATCAACCTTCTAATTTTTTAAACGATGTTTTGAGTGTTTTTCGTGAAATCATTACTTTCCTCACCATTCAATAAACTTTTATTTCTTTGGCTACTACCAACACTATCATTAGTGTTTACCCTGATTATTTGGCAGATAGCGACTTATAACGTTCAAAAAAACTTAGATGCACAATTTTATTTTCAAATAGAAAGGGTTGAACACTCAATTTTTGAGAGGATGATGCGTTACAAAACTGTACTGTCTGGTGTGGCAGGCTTATTTGCCTCTTCTGATAATGTCTCCTTTCGTGAATGGCACAATTACTTAAACTATTTAACCCTTAAAACGAATCACGGTGGCTTAGAAGCATTAGGCTATGCCGATTATGTATTTGGCTTACAAAAAGAAAACCATATTAAACAAATACGTGCTTCACTATACGATGAATATACAATCCATCCTGATGTCATACGTAACGAATATTTACCCATTATTTATATAAAACCAGCGTCCACTTTTGCTAACAGTTTAGGTTATGACCTTTTCGATATTGCAGAACAGGATGAGGCAATTATTAAGGCGCGTGATTCTGGTGAAGTGATAATAGGAAAATATAAAGCTGATACCAAGGTATTAGGTAGCCCTGATTTCCTCATCTATTTTCCCATTTATCATCATGGTTTCCCTATTAGAACCGTGAATGAAAGACATTCCGCTTTAGTCGGTATGTTATTTGGGGCGTTTCAACTGAATGATTTAATGTCGGACATTTTG is part of the Beggiatoa alba B18LD genome and encodes:
- a CDS encoding lysozyme family protein, whose protein sequence is MDKPSSPFFNFFRKLFDSRAAAEPTAIPTTTTTTGKYPTTYAANNATLMRQLTEVKKYNTYINEAVRLYPYLTPAIIAGIGSRESQWGLALTPPTPAGRGDFARRAPRGERTTPEPPDGGGYGRGLMQIDYDWHEFARTGNWQSPRENILYACKVLDDARRFFQQRLNLREADLLRATIAAYNAGATATLNAITAGLDMDANTTGKDYSRDVLSRAGWFQLQGWK